In Arthrobacter alpinus, a single window of DNA contains:
- a CDS encoding CAP domain-containing protein encodes MHKTISLLSTAILAASLLVVGSSSSTAATPKDPFIAKVMEITNVYRAENGARPVFFNEAISQGSQAWAKEINNRINAGKLNMATIHRSDSGLSILPKGPDMYSEIIGINNNAQQIVDWWMASPSHRAALLNPRATDMGIGQVRTTKYEYGSMTVVVANIAGYASSRILQPTVPEWPTPPTDYAYAGHVQNVGWQYMVANGAVAGTIGRSMRLEALNLAGSGQLARAHVQDEGWMPWQSTNSPTIGTVGKSKRMEAIQVKSTMPNIKFRYRVHVQNIGWMPWVNDGEVAGTVGQSLRIEAVEIRVVNAY; translated from the coding sequence ATGCACAAGACCATTTCGTTGCTATCAACAGCAATATTAGCCGCCTCCCTGCTGGTAGTAGGGAGTTCTTCATCGACAGCAGCTACGCCGAAAGACCCCTTCATCGCCAAAGTGATGGAAATAACCAATGTGTACAGGGCCGAAAACGGTGCACGACCCGTGTTCTTCAACGAGGCCATCTCCCAAGGATCTCAGGCGTGGGCAAAGGAGATCAACAACCGTATTAATGCCGGCAAGCTCAACATGGCAACGATCCATCGCTCCGACTCCGGTCTGTCCATTCTCCCCAAGGGGCCGGACATGTACTCCGAAATTATTGGCATCAACAACAACGCACAGCAGATTGTTGACTGGTGGATGGCCTCGCCGTCACACCGGGCAGCTCTGCTAAATCCACGAGCCACCGACATGGGCATCGGACAGGTAAGGACAACCAAGTACGAATACGGATCGATGACTGTGGTCGTCGCCAACATCGCCGGTTATGCATCCAGTAGAATCCTCCAACCGACCGTGCCGGAATGGCCAACGCCTCCCACTGATTATGCCTACGCAGGCCACGTTCAAAACGTGGGCTGGCAATACATGGTGGCCAATGGCGCCGTAGCTGGCACCATTGGCCGAAGCATGCGGCTGGAAGCGCTCAACCTTGCCGGATCAGGACAGCTCGCACGCGCTCACGTCCAAGACGAGGGGTGGATGCCATGGCAGAGTACTAATTCACCCACTATTGGCACCGTTGGTAAGAGTAAGAGGATGGAAGCCATCCAAGTGAAATCGACCATGCCCAACATCAAATTCAGATACCGCGTCCATGTTCAAAACATCGGGTGGATGCCATGGGTCAACGACGGTGAGGTTGCAGGTACCGTTGGTCAGAGCCTGCGAATTGAGGCCGTGGAAATCCGTGTCGTGAACGCTTACTAG
- a CDS encoding acyltransferase family protein, translated as MAGDQSRNRSRRRAAPVPNLPKRSDQRKFLPEVQGLRAVAVLMVVAYHVWFGRISGGVDVFLLISSFLLTGQFTRKLENGRALELFKYWAHLFKRLLPLIAVTLLLTLLGTYLFLPETRWTGTLGQTWASLFYYQNWFLAAESVDYYATDHSAASPLQHFWSLSIQGQIFILWPLIFAVGAMIARAGKLRIRAVLLYLFGAVFAVSLVFSIITTNTNQAFAYFDTRTRLWEFALGSMLALILPYLDFKRSTRIVFGWLGVVAMLTCGMILQVGQQFPGYMALWPTLAAAFVIVAGFTDSKFGADRFLSWKPLVRLGDSSYALYLFHWPLLVFFLVDTGRDHAGAVAGTVIIAISLVAAFLATKFIDTPIRRSKWIEQKRRRAILTIAVCIALVAAPLSVWQLRIHADELALQAQDEAAQSEVFRNYPGALALQPGFVDAADPDLPLRPALTALDKQWVTFGKACEGSLAPADGTLTDNCVQTELTQKPKKTIVVVGDSHAQQLSGALNEVARKNNWQVVALLLGGCDFGAENVSSGRGEECVDFNKSALDYVLKLKPDAVLTLATKSVADSPEEHVPAGYESAVRSIASEGIDVLGVRDNPRFVANMASCVAQSSSEDCAVQQASHLAASNPAESLNQIDGAHMIDLTDQLCKDGVCSPVVGNVLVYLDQNHLTWDFAKTMAPALGERIAAATGWDVK; from the coding sequence GTGGCTGGAGACCAATCCAGGAACCGAAGCCGGCGCCGCGCGGCGCCGGTACCGAACCTTCCCAAGCGGAGTGATCAACGCAAATTCTTGCCTGAAGTCCAGGGCTTGCGGGCCGTGGCCGTCCTGATGGTGGTGGCCTATCACGTATGGTTTGGGCGAATTTCCGGCGGTGTGGATGTCTTTCTACTTATTTCATCGTTCCTCCTGACGGGGCAGTTCACCCGCAAGCTGGAAAATGGCCGGGCATTGGAACTGTTCAAGTACTGGGCGCACCTGTTTAAACGGCTGCTGCCCTTGATTGCAGTCACCCTTCTTTTGACATTGCTTGGCACATATTTGTTTCTGCCTGAGACGCGTTGGACAGGCACACTCGGGCAAACTTGGGCTTCACTTTTTTACTATCAAAACTGGTTCCTGGCGGCCGAGTCCGTGGACTACTATGCAACCGACCACAGTGCCGCAAGCCCCCTGCAGCACTTTTGGTCGCTCTCCATTCAGGGACAGATTTTTATCCTCTGGCCCTTGATTTTTGCGGTGGGTGCAATGATTGCTCGCGCCGGAAAGCTCAGGATTCGTGCTGTGCTGTTGTACCTCTTCGGAGCCGTGTTTGCCGTGTCGTTGGTCTTCTCAATCATCACGACGAATACAAATCAGGCGTTTGCGTACTTTGATACACGGACCCGGCTGTGGGAGTTTGCCTTGGGTTCGATGCTTGCATTGATCCTGCCGTATTTGGATTTTAAACGATCTACCCGAATTGTCTTTGGTTGGCTAGGCGTTGTTGCCATGCTTACCTGCGGCATGATCCTGCAGGTGGGACAACAATTCCCGGGTTATATGGCTTTGTGGCCAACGTTGGCAGCGGCGTTTGTCATCGTTGCAGGGTTCACCGACAGCAAGTTCGGTGCCGACAGGTTCTTAAGTTGGAAGCCTTTGGTCAGGCTTGGCGACAGCTCATATGCCCTATATCTGTTTCACTGGCCCTTGCTGGTGTTTTTCCTTGTGGACACGGGGCGTGACCATGCTGGTGCAGTGGCCGGCACAGTTATCATCGCGATCTCATTGGTGGCGGCGTTTCTTGCAACAAAGTTCATTGACACCCCCATCCGTCGGAGCAAGTGGATTGAGCAGAAGCGGCGCAGAGCCATCCTGACGATCGCTGTCTGTATTGCGTTAGTCGCCGCGCCGCTCAGTGTGTGGCAACTGCGGATACACGCGGATGAGCTGGCCCTTCAAGCTCAAGATGAGGCCGCGCAATCCGAAGTCTTCAGGAACTATCCGGGTGCCTTGGCCCTGCAACCAGGCTTTGTGGATGCAGCCGACCCTGATCTGCCATTGCGGCCCGCCCTTACCGCGTTGGATAAGCAATGGGTGACTTTTGGCAAGGCATGTGAAGGATCGCTGGCTCCAGCAGACGGAACGCTGACAGACAATTGTGTGCAAACTGAACTCACCCAGAAGCCGAAAAAGACAATAGTGGTGGTGGGGGATTCCCATGCGCAGCAGTTGTCGGGTGCACTGAATGAAGTGGCCCGGAAGAACAACTGGCAAGTGGTGGCACTGCTGCTCGGGGGCTGTGATTTTGGGGCCGAGAACGTCTCGTCAGGCCGTGGCGAAGAATGTGTCGACTTCAATAAATCTGCGCTCGATTATGTGCTCAAGCTCAAACCGGATGCTGTCCTCACCCTGGCAACGAAGTCGGTCGCGGACTCTCCGGAAGAACATGTGCCGGCCGGTTATGAATCTGCGGTCCGGTCCATTGCAAGTGAAGGAATTGATGTCCTGGGCGTCCGTGACAACCCACGTTTTGTGGCCAACATGGCATCCTGCGTGGCGCAATCGAGTTCGGAAGACTGTGCCGTCCAACAGGCGAGCCACCTGGCGGCAAGCAACCCGGCTGAATCATTGAACCAGATCGACGGCGCCCACATGATCGACCTTACGGACCAACTCTGCAAGGACGGAGTCTGCAGTCCGGTCGTGGGAAATGTGCTGGTCTATTTGGATCAAAATCACCTTACATGGGACTTTGCCAAAACTATGGCACCTGCTCTCGGCGAACGAATTGCAGCAGCAACCGGGTGGGATGTGAAATAG
- a CDS encoding recombinase family protein: protein MTSSQAHSPGDPVAIYLRISSDRTGDGEGVARQLVDCERLAKQRGLNVIKVIRENDVSAYNGKRRKGFEVLKLMIEEGKIMGVVAYDSDRIYRAVSDLEALLKIIEEHAVTGFTMYSVTAGKIDFNTPQGRMTARLFATVAQYEVDHKAQRQVSAHEAIFARGGWSGGRLPLGYQLGERVGEIEPDPVSAPVIQHIAAEMITGRMTITAATKYLRENTRHKFTKPVALKGALRGPTLYGLREYIPAKVRRKNEKAKTPIKVPGTLKKAAWEPILDTDDRAKLMIILKEIPRGRPLSRSLLAGLMQCGLCGTLMGYSKTTYKCNFSTGGCAKISVSTTGVEKHVMAEVNKFLAVHSSPLNGIQYAGKPPVSAPTRRDVASELTAIAEKRKQYMSLEAEGLFGNDGGVELRRLLKQLKAQEEEINFLVVGEINAEIKAEREAEAHRVWASIAKDQSQEALAMKNQTIRNVTSSIKVMPSAKGTSSGPKFEGSRVKITFGQIVEEEDFVVDQRLVDLNTPSDENFLQMARDNAERHGSKY from the coding sequence ATGACCTCCTCACAGGCCCACAGCCCCGGCGACCCCGTAGCAATCTACCTGCGCATCAGTAGCGACCGTACGGGGGACGGGGAGGGCGTAGCGAGGCAGTTAGTGGACTGTGAGCGTCTGGCTAAGCAGCGTGGACTGAATGTCATCAAAGTGATCCGAGAGAACGACGTTTCCGCTTACAACGGGAAACGCCGTAAGGGCTTTGAGGTCCTCAAGCTCATGATCGAAGAGGGCAAGATTATGGGCGTAGTCGCCTACGACAGTGATCGAATTTACAGAGCGGTCAGCGACTTGGAAGCGCTACTAAAGATCATTGAAGAGCATGCGGTCACGGGGTTCACTATGTACTCTGTGACCGCAGGGAAAATTGACTTCAACACTCCGCAAGGGAGGATGACGGCTCGCCTGTTCGCCACTGTCGCCCAGTACGAGGTGGACCATAAAGCGCAGCGGCAGGTCAGTGCCCATGAGGCGATCTTTGCTAGGGGTGGATGGAGCGGCGGACGCCTGCCATTGGGGTATCAACTAGGTGAGCGTGTCGGTGAGATCGAGCCTGATCCCGTTAGTGCTCCGGTCATTCAGCACATCGCCGCCGAGATGATCACGGGACGGATGACTATTACTGCCGCGACGAAGTATCTCCGAGAGAATACTCGGCACAAATTTACCAAGCCAGTAGCCCTTAAAGGTGCTCTGCGGGGTCCCACGCTGTATGGCCTGCGCGAGTACATCCCAGCCAAGGTGAGGCGTAAAAACGAAAAAGCCAAGACTCCAATCAAGGTGCCGGGGACCCTTAAAAAGGCTGCGTGGGAGCCGATTCTGGATACTGATGATCGAGCTAAGCTCATGATTATTCTCAAGGAGATTCCGAGGGGCAGGCCATTGAGTCGGAGCTTGCTGGCTGGACTGATGCAGTGTGGTCTTTGTGGCACGCTGATGGGGTACTCGAAGACGACTTATAAGTGCAATTTTAGTACCGGTGGCTGTGCCAAAATCTCAGTGTCCACTACAGGCGTCGAGAAGCACGTAATGGCCGAGGTGAACAAATTTTTGGCAGTCCACAGCAGCCCGTTGAATGGTATCCAGTACGCCGGAAAACCCCCTGTATCCGCCCCCACACGCAGAGATGTCGCCTCGGAGCTGACTGCCATTGCTGAAAAGCGCAAGCAGTACATGAGCCTCGAAGCGGAGGGTCTGTTCGGGAATGACGGAGGTGTCGAACTAAGGCGACTGCTAAAGCAGCTCAAGGCCCAAGAAGAAGAAATCAATTTTTTGGTGGTTGGTGAGATCAACGCAGAGATCAAGGCTGAGCGAGAAGCCGAAGCACATAGAGTCTGGGCATCAATTGCCAAAGATCAGTCACAAGAAGCCCTAGCCATGAAAAATCAGACGATTCGGAATGTCACCTCCAGCATCAAGGTGATGCCTAGCGCAAAAGGCACAAGCTCGGGTCCGAAATTTGAAGGCAGTCGCGTAAAAATTACATTCGGGCAAATTGTTGAAGAGGAAGACTTCGTGGTCGATCAAAGGCTTGTTGATCTGAATACGCCAAGCGATGAAAATTTTCTGCAAATGGCCCGAGACAACGCCGAGCGACATGGGTCGAAGTACTAA
- a CDS encoding recombinase family protein, whose amino-acid sequence MSLIGYARVSTADQSLDLQIDALEAAGCTKIFREKKAGSGVDRPELKACMEYLREGDTLAVYKLDRLGRSLSHLLGVIEALNAGGIQFKSISDALDTTSPSGKLMFSVVGSFAQFEKELNRERTMAGLVSARERGRMGGRPKAVDAEIGAQIVSMREAKRTVVSIAKELGVGEATVYRHMKTHREAQALATA is encoded by the coding sequence ATGTCACTCATCGGATACGCTCGCGTAAGCACCGCAGACCAGTCTCTCGACCTCCAGATCGATGCCCTCGAAGCTGCTGGCTGCACCAAAATCTTTCGCGAGAAGAAAGCGGGGTCCGGCGTTGATCGCCCCGAGCTGAAAGCCTGCATGGAATACCTTCGTGAGGGCGACACCTTGGCCGTGTACAAACTTGATCGCTTGGGTCGGTCGCTCTCGCACCTGCTGGGCGTCATCGAGGCTCTAAATGCTGGTGGCATCCAGTTCAAGTCAATCTCTGACGCGCTGGACACCACTTCCCCGAGCGGCAAGCTTATGTTCTCTGTGGTTGGATCGTTTGCACAGTTTGAGAAAGAGCTGAATCGCGAGAGGACCATGGCAGGACTCGTGTCTGCTCGCGAGCGTGGCCGTATGGGGGGACGCCCCAAGGCTGTTGATGCTGAGATCGGTGCTCAGATCGTTTCCATGCGTGAAGCGAAGCGCACGGTCGTTTCAATCGCAAAGGAGCTGGGGGTAGGGGAAGCCACCGTGTACCGGCACATGAAGACCCATCGTGAAGCTCAGGCTCTCGCAACTGCATAG